A stretch of the Cydia amplana chromosome 6, ilCydAmpl1.1, whole genome shotgun sequence genome encodes the following:
- the LOC134649177 gene encoding protein CNPPD1: MSNISKRRREGSRSKIKSMGDHKEFLNRITKTLYYGELPSLPCLSLPVTEVSCALWSAAQQGRSLRRLHGDAAARLAYEARVSPCALVLALLYLERLRHRNPAYVAAAAPADLFLVSLMVGNKFLQDDGEDAETLVTEWAAAGGLTPADLKRLEIDFLNAIEWNVYVNNDSFESGLSWLESQVALKQAKERGFFTYSDLAAAGGGINEHNAGVAVAGAAAAAIALAYVAALSALVTSAFLVSYTLPLLQLTQTTLLSTPQTLEPCLNATVDFTDTPRCCTDWLNYHSTIKTPQVYSVNLQEPWFKIETDFTWYRSSLVDPLQKWLEKLDEYADEYIFKSSKCSGSAMQPRCVRQWLNLSQLGGLVVISDR; encoded by the exons ATGTCAAACATATCCAAGAGGAGGCGAGAAGGATCGCGGTCCAAGATCAAG AGTATGGGAGACCACAAAGAGTTTCTGAACCGCATCACAAAAACCCTCTACTATGGTGAACTGCCCTCGCTACCCTGTCTGAGTCTCCCCGTGACTG AGGTATCCTGCGCGTTGTGGTCCGCCGCACAGCAGGGCCGGTCGCTGAGACGTTTACACGGCGACGCGGCGGCGCGACTCGCGTACGAGGCGCGCGTCTCCCCGTGCGCGCTCGTGCTGGCTCTGTTGTACTTGGAGAGGCTCCGGCATCGCAACCCTGCGTAtgtcgccgccgccgcgcccgctGATCTCTTCCTCGTGTCGCTG ATGGTTGGCAACAAATTCCTTCAAGACGACGGTGAGGACGCGGAGACATTAGTGACTGAATGGGCGGCCGCCGGCGGGCTGACACCCGCGGACCTCAAGCGGCTCGAGATAGATTTcctaaatgctatt GAATGGAACGTATACGTAAACAACGATAGCTTCGAGTCGGGTCTGTCGTGGCTAGAGAGTCAAGTGGCGTTGAAGCAAGCAAAGGAAAGAGGATTCTTCACGTACAGCGACTTAGCGGCCGCGGGGGGAGGtataaatgaacata ATGCAGGTGTAGCAGTAGCGGGCGCCGCGGCAGCAGCCATAGCATTAGCCTACGTCGCTGCCCTCAGCGCACTCGTCACCTCTGCCTTCCTAGTCTCATACACTCTGCCCCTCCTACAGCTCACACAAACTACACTACTGTCCACCCCACAAACTCTAGAACCGTGTCTAAACGCGACTGTCGACTTCACTGACACGCCTCGCTGCTGCACTGACTGGCTCAACTATCATTCCACTATAAAAACTCCTCAAGTCTACTCGGTGAATTTACAAGAACCATGGTTTAAAATTGAGACTGATTTCACTTGGTACCGCAGCTCTTTAGTAGACCCGCTTCAAAAATGGCTGGAAAAGCTGGATGAATATGCtgatgaatatatttttaaatctagtAAATGCTCGGGTTCTGCGATGCAACCACGTTGCGTGCGACAGTGGCTCAATCTTAGCCAGCTAGGTGGTCTTGTGGTCATATCGGATCGATAA